One Streptomyces umbrinus genomic window, CCATGGCTCGTACGCGGTCAGGCTCGGCGCCTGAAGTGCACTGACGGCGAGCCGGGGCGCGTGCAGGGCCATGCGGAAGTCGTCGCGTTCGAGGAGGCCGAGGCGTTGCATCGTCCGCCAGGCCGGGCGCACCAGGTGCAGGGTGCGGACGGCCGAACGCGCCAGTGGGCGCAGGGCCGTGGCCAGGTCTCCGGCCAGGCGGCCCGGAACCAGGAGGTCGTCGCGCAGCAGCTCCAGTTCCCGGCGGGTGCGCGCGTCCTCCACGGCCAGGAAGCCGCCCGCCATCGCCGCCACGTGCTTGGAGAGGCTGAAGGCCGCCGCCGTTCCGAACGTCCCGATCGGCCGGCCGTCCAGGTGCGTGCCGATCGCGTGCGCGGCGTCCTCGATCAGGGGTATCCCCAACTCCTCGCAGCGCAGGCGCAGTTCGACGACCCGGTCCGGCATGCCGTACAGGTTCGTGGTGAGGACGGCGTCCACACTGCGCCACGTCGACTCCGGTACCGCGGCCGGGTCGATGTTGCCGTCCCAGACCGACACGGGGGCCAGCACCGGGCGCAGTCCGGCCGCGAGGACCACGAAGAGGATCACGTCGTCGTTCACCGGTGACATCAGTACCCGCGCGCCCGGCCGGCACCAGCGCCGCAGTGCCAGGTACAGGGCCAGGCGTGCCGAGGGCGTGTACACGCACTCCCGTCCGAGCCGGCGTGCCATCGTCGCGGCGAGCCGCGATCCGTACGGCATCGTCACCTCTCCCGCCGCGGGGCCGCGGGGCCCTGCGCGTTCGCGTTCCGCTGTTGGACGGCAGTGCCCTGCGGGTTCGCGGTGCCCCGCCGGTCCGCGTTCCGTCGCGGGGCAGTGCCGGAGCCCGTGCCCGTGCCGGATCCCATACGGCCCGTCGTACGCAGCGTGCCGACCGTCTTCAGCAGCCGGTCGGCCGGTTCCCGCAGCCGCGGGTGGGCCAGGACCGTGTTCCGCAGCCCGCGCACCGGCCTGCGCCACAGCCGGTGGGCCGTGGCCACCGGGTGGGGGCGGACCGCGAAGCCCTCGCCGACGCGCAGTTCGCGGGTCTTGAGCCAGTCCTTCCACTCCTTGTCGCCGCGCCCCAGGTCCATGAGCCGCACGCCGTCCCGGCCGGCGGCCTCGGCCATGCGGAGGTGCATGATCAGGCCGGGCGAGTAGTAGTGGAGGTCGGGGTCGTACGCGGTGAACCACGGCGCGAACACCGTGCGCGACCTCGGCCCGAAGTGCGCGGCCACCGGCCGGTCCCCCGCGTACACCACGGACAGCACACCGGTGAAGTGCTCCTCGCGGACCTGGAACAGCTGGTCCACGAGCTCCACGATCCACGGCCGCGCGAACCGGTCCATCCGTCCCGTCCTGCGGTACTGGGCGGACTTCCATCGCATGAGCGTGCGCAGCGCCCCCGGATCGCGCTCGTCGAAGACGAACCGCATCTCGCCCAGGTCGCGCGCCAGCCTGCGTTCCTTCTTCAGCGTCGTCTTGGCCAGCCCCGGGTACGCGCCGCGCAGCCACTCCGCGTAGCCCGCGTCGTCGCCGTCCTTCAGGTCGATGGCCGGTGAGGCGAACGTCCCCGTGACGTACGCCCCGAAGGGCTTCTGCTCCTCGACGAGGTGGTCGAACTCGAAGACCGAGAGACCGCAGGCCCGCAGCAGTTCCCGGGTGTCCCAGGTGACGCCGGGCCGGTGCACGAGGGCCTGGGCGTCGGAGAGACCGAGCCCGATGGCCCGGCCGACCCCTAAGGCGTTGCGCTCGTACGGGAGGAAGCCGACGGCTTCTTCGCGCTCGTGCAGGACCGCCACCCGCGCCCCGCCGCGGTGCCGGCCGATCCCCGCCGCGAACTCCGGTGCCAGGAAGGGGTTCGCGTAGTCCGGTGACTCGTCCATCGCGCGGTGCCAGGCCCGGCGCAGTGGGATGCTCAGTTCCTCGGGTCTGTGGATCGTGATGGTGCTCATGGACCGCACGGGCGCCCCCCATTCCCCCATGACGCGCTCTCCGCGTCCTCCCCCCGCCTCGAACTGTTCGGCGGGGCTCAAACGTCGCGAAACAGTACGCACGCTGTCAAGGGTGGTGTGAGTAATGGAAGCGTCACGGATCGGACTGCCCCGTCCGCACCCGGTCCGCACCCGGGACGAGCCGCCGCCGGCCACCACCCGCCTCAGGTGAATCGATGCCCTGATTGCCCTACAGTGAGAGGATCTTGTGACATCACGATCCGGTCCGCACGTGACCGGTTCCGCACATCCGGTTCCACACATCCAACGGGGGCACACCATGGCGCTGTTCGGAAACGCGCACACCATCGATCCGGCGAAGGCCCAGCACGACTACGCGCGGCTGCTCGGGCAGGACGAGCAGGTGTACGCGGCGTACCTGCTGATACGCGACACCATCCTCTTCACCGACCGCCGTCTCATCCTGGTCGACAAGCAGGGCA contains:
- a CDS encoding DegT/DnrJ/EryC1/StrS family aminotransferase; its protein translation is MPYGSRLAATMARRLGRECVYTPSARLALYLALRRWCRPGARVLMSPVNDDVILFVVLAAGLRPVLAPVSVWDGNIDPAAVPESTWRSVDAVLTTNLYGMPDRVVELRLRCEELGIPLIEDAAHAIGTHLDGRPIGTFGTAAAFSLSKHVAAMAGGFLAVEDARTRRELELLRDDLLVPGRLAGDLATALRPLARSAVRTLHLVRPAWRTMQRLGLLERDDFRMALHAPRLAVSALQAPSLTAYEPWIRVDLHDFRTRHGTLVRGQLKLRMALLDENLTRRRAGVSVLSGTAWASPALRDRAARGGPLPLFRVPLLVHDRDSLVQRLVRHGVVAGYIYDPPLDDYAGAEFVEPSPDPSSARWFASHVLPADPLLARTITAALTKERTKTAHPPAPTAAVPDATPPAPLGQ
- a CDS encoding GNAT family N-acetyltransferase, with the protein product MSTITIHRPEELSIPLRRAWHRAMDESPDYANPFLAPEFAAGIGRHRGGARVAVLHEREEAVGFLPYERNALGVGRAIGLGLSDAQALVHRPGVTWDTRELLRACGLSVFEFDHLVEEQKPFGAYVTGTFASPAIDLKDGDDAGYAEWLRGAYPGLAKTTLKKERRLARDLGEMRFVFDERDPGALRTLMRWKSAQYRRTGRMDRFARPWIVELVDQLFQVREEHFTGVLSVVYAGDRPVAAHFGPRSRTVFAPWFTAYDPDLHYYSPGLIMHLRMAEAAGRDGVRLMDLGRGDKEWKDWLKTRELRVGEGFAVRPHPVATAHRLWRRPVRGLRNTVLAHPRLREPADRLLKTVGTLRTTGRMGSGTGTGSGTAPRRNADRRGTANPQGTAVQQRNANAQGPAAPRRER